The DNA window AAAAGAGCCAATACCGATAGCAGACACATTGAATTGCTGAAAAAAGGCAGTCGTTTTTGCCATCGTATCGACCGGATTGGTCGTTTTAAATTTTGTCTGTTCAATGACATTGAAATTCGCGTCGGCAATTGCACAGACAAATTTCGTACCGCCGGCTTCGATCGAGCCTAATAATTTACCTTCTACCACTATGATTCCCCTAGTTTATAAAATTATATGTTGTGTTTAATGCTAAACGATTAGCTTTTTAGAACAAAAAAATAGCAACAGATGAAAAGAATTGCCAGATTTGATTTTACCAATTAAGGCTTATAAATGAAACAAGAAAATTGATTTTCGTTGAAAGTGGTGAAAACTATTTTTGTTTCGCCAAAATATTGTCGATTTCTTTATTTGCAGCAAGCATGCGCTCCCAGTGGTCGCCAGAATCCAAGTCATTAATGATCAGCTTCATAATATCTAATGGATCGATCTGGTAGCCTGTAAAGTCATACTTCAGGCTGGCCACGATCCTACTCATGTACATGATACCGATCGCGGCATTTTTCAGTTGTTCATCAGTCTTGCCGACATTTGAATCCTCAGCATATGTGCGATATTGAAATTGACTAAAATAAGCTAATAAGCTGACTGTCTTATCAGAGCCATACATCAAGCTGCGATGCATCAGGTCTTTATATTTTTCAAGCTCGTCGTGTTCTTGATCATTCTGTTTTTTATCATTTAGATAAATGATTTTAGCGGACCAGTCTTTTAGAAGCTGGTTCAGATCATCTCCACTAATCTGTCTGAAATAAGATTCCACTTGCAGCGTTCTTTGGCCGCTGACTTTATTTTTATTGATGATGACTTCTCGAACTAAATTCGGCAAGTCCCTTAAAAAATAGCCGACAGATAATAACAAAATGCTTTCAACAATTCTCACAAGCAAATTCATTTGATCACCTCAAAAAGATCATACAGAATTATGACGTTTAAAACCATCTATGCGATTATCTTTAAGACTTAGGATTCATCACAAGCGTTTTAAATGAATTTCTGCCAGCTCGCCAATTCTTTTAATACCGATTAGCGTCAGACGCTTTTCATAGGCTGCTTCTTCAAATAATCGCTTCCCCCAACCAATCAGGACAGGCGCAATTTGAATCCAAAATTCATCAATTAGGTCTTGTCGAACCAACTGAGTCACAATCGCACCCCCGCCGACAATCCAGATATTTTTGCCCTTGACTGATTTCAAAGTTCTGACAATAGCCGTGGGATCGCCAGAAACATATCGACCGCCGTCAGTGATCGAGCCAATCTGGCTGTGTGAAAAGACGATTTTCTCTTTGCCAGAAAACATGGGCTTATCCCCAAGTATTTTACTTGTCTCTTTGTAAGTCGTATTGCCCATCACGACCGTGTCAATGCCAGCCTCAAAATCCGCAATGCTGTAAGCTGGATCTAATTCCGTATCAAACAGCCACTGCAGGCTATCATCCTTTCGAGCTAGAAAGCCATCAAGACTCATCGCACCGTAAAAATAGACTTTTCTCATCGTTTTGGAGGTCACGAGTCTATTTTACCAGCACCTGGTTTGTTATCCTTCGTCTAAACTAAAGCCACATTGATCTGATCACCCCCGCTTGTGCGGGGAATACTAAAAAAAATATGTTGCCAAAAGGAGAGGGAAAAAATATCTGCGAAATATATTTGACCGATTCAGGAAAAATTTACGTCCCAGACCTCAAGGAAGCTAACCACACACAATGGAAAAATGTAATTACTTCTGCCGCTGCTTCGCTTGTCGTTTCTCTTACGGTTGCTCTTATTTCACGTTTTTTCTGAAAATAAAAAGCACTCAATTTCTCGAGTGCTTTTAGTAAATTCGATTGTTTATTTCGTCAGGTATTGGTTTATCTGACTTTTTAATATATTCGTAAATAATATCGGCTGCCTGTCCGTCATAGATGCCGGTTTTTGCTACGTGTTCTGATAGTCCTGGAACAAGGCCAGCGAAAACAGACGGCGTATTAATGGTTTTACCGAATTTTTTCTCATAAAAATCTTCTGCCTGTGCATAAATCTTCTGAAATTGTGCGTTGGTTTTAATCATTTCAACATATCCTCTATTATTTTACCGTATATATTTGCCGCTTCCGGGAAAAGCTCACGCATGTTAGTCAGCATTTCAGGGTTGGAATTGACCGATTCTGACATTTCAGCAAAGAATTCCGTTCCAGATGTATACGGGCGGCGAGTACATAGGATCACCCCCGCTTGTGCGGGGAATACCTTATAACCAATGACAAAGAAAGCAATGTTATAGGATCACCCCCCCGCTTGTGCGGGGAATACTTATTTTTCAAGGCAAAGATGATGGCCGTTGTAGGATCACCCCCGCTTGTGCGGGGAATACGCACCGAGTTCGTTCGCCGTTTCGTTTATTTTAGGATCACCCCCGCTTGTGCGGGGAATACTTTTTGATTTCGTCATCGATATTTTTAATTGGAGGATCACCCCCGCTTGTGCGGGGAATACCGATTGACATTGTCGTTCGGCATGATCCGACTAGGATCACCCCCGCTTGTGCGGGGAATACTGCTTTTCAAACCGTTTACCCAATTTTCTACCAGGATCACCCCCGCTTGTGCGGGGAATACTGTGCTGCTCATGGCTTTCGTCATGACTTTACCAGGATCACCCCCGCTTGTGCGGGGAATACTTCATCAAACAGCCCTAATTTTCCATTTGTCCAGGATCACCCCCGCTTGTGCGGGGAATACAATCGTAATATGCGTCGAGCAATCAACTTGCAAGGATCACCCCCGCTTGTGCGGGGAATACTTTTAAGTATGCCAGCAGGAACATTGGAGCGACGGATCACCCCCGCTTGTGCGGGGAATACTTATAAGCACCCTCTTCATTATGCAGGCGGGCAGGATCACCCCCGCTTGTGCGGGGAATACCAAAATGCTTCTCGAGGCGTGAATGATGGAATAGGATCACCCCCGCTTGTGCGGGGAATACACCCTTTCATGTTTATCTTAACTTTCGGCCACAGGATCACCCCCGCTTGTGCGGGGAATACTGGCTATTTTGGCATCTGCCTGGGCTTTTTCTAGGATCACCCCCGCTTGTGCGGGGAATACCCGCTGATTTACCAGATGATCTAAGTGATAAAAGGATCACCCCCGCTTGTGCGGGGAATACACAACGTTGATGAAAAATACGTTGATTGGACTAGGATCACCCCCGCTTGTGCGGGGAATACTGTGCTGCTCATGGCTTTCGTCATGACTTTACCGGATCACCCCCGCTTGTGCGGGGAATACTTCATCAAACAGCCCTAATTTTCCATTTGTCCAGGATCACCCCCGCTTGTGCGGGGAATACCTCTTTTTGCGCTTGCGGTTGACCCTCCCACCAGGATCACCCCCGCTTGTGCGGGGAATACGCAGAGGTTAAGGAAACTTTGAAGTTATCATGAGGATCACCCCCGCTTGTGCGGGGAATACTACATAAATATCAGTATTGCAAGTTTAAACGTAGGATCACCCCCGCTTGTGCGGGGAATACTTCCATCAGATGAAGTTTTGCCGTTCTAAGCGAGGATCACCCCCGCTTGTGCGGGGAATACTACACGACAATGACCAGAACTATGAATTATTGAGGATCACCCCCGCTTGTGCGGGGAATACTGGAACGGTATTATCGTTGTGGCCACGGCCGTAGGATCACCCCCGCTTGTGCGGGGAATACTCGCCTTTTAAGGTTTTAACGGCGTACTTGCTAGGATCACCCCCGCTTGTGCGGGGAATACTGGTTGATGCAGCCAAAAATCTGCGCTTAAGCGGGATCACCCCCGCTTGTGCGGGGAATACATTTCGGCAATATTTTCAATTCATGAATTTTCAGGATCACCCCCGCTTGTGCGGGGAATACCCACCTTTGACAGCGGTTACTGAAGACTGGCTGGGATCACCCCCGCTTGTGCGGGGAATACAAGAAAGCCTAACCGAAAAATACCAAAATTATAGGATCACCCCCGCTTGTGCGGGGAATACAATGTGCTTGATTCAAGCTATGGCAATGACTCAGGATCACCCCCGCTTGTGCGGGGAATACTGATTTGCAAATCATCGAGGAGGAAAAAAATGAGGATCACCCCCGCTTGTGCGGGGAATACTTTCATTTAAATATGCATGCTGATGATGACGGAGGATCACCCCCGCTTGTGCGGGGAATACACGGTCACATTATCGCCAACATACGATCAGGAAGGATCA is part of the Oenococcus sicerae genome and encodes:
- a CDS encoding dihydrofolate reductase family protein, whose product is MTSKTMRKVYFYGAMSLDGFLARKDDSLQWLFDTELDPAYSIADFEAGIDTVVMGNTTYKETSKILGDKPMFSGKEKIVFSHSQIGSITDGGRYVSGDPTAIVRTLKSVKGKNIWIVGGGAIVTQLVRQDLIDEFWIQIAPVLIGWGKRLFEEAAYEKRLTLIGIKRIGELAEIHLKRL